CACCAAAGGTGCGCCGATTCTATTTTTAATATGACATCTTAAATTTAAGATTATTTTTTTTCTTTCAGGGTTTCTTTTAAAACTTTCAGTTTTCCGTCAATGGGCTGATCTATTTTTAATCCTAAAACCTCAGCAACCAAGGGATAAACATTGATATTGGCAAATTCGCTGATCACCAGATTATTTTTAAATTCCGGTCCCCATGCAAAGAAAGTAGCTTTCATTTCCGGAACTACTTTAGGATTGTAGCCGTGCTTTCCAACAGATGTTTTCTTTCCTTTTTCCAGAAAGATTTTAGGAGCTTTTGGAATCAGAAGAATCTGACCTATTCTGTGGTACTGATCATCTCTTGTGGCAAAGTGCAGATATCTAGGCAGTTTTTTATCCAGATATACTTCGTAATCATCTGTTTTATTAGCTTTCAGTTCTTTGTAAACCGCTTTTATCTCTTCTGGATTTTTAACGTAAACTCTCAGTAAAGTCTGGGAATTGTAAATATCAAATCTGTTTTTATCAAAAAGAACAGCAGGAATCTCCAAAGGTGTACCTCCATCTACTTTGATCATTCCGTGGTCTGAAACAAAAATAAAGTTGACATTTTTTAATCCTAAATCATTTACTTTCTGAACAAGATCACCAATTGCCTGATCTATCAGATGAACAGCATTTTCTGTTTCTTTGGTATCCGGACCATAATGATGCCCGCTTCCATCCACTTCCGGAAAATATAATGAAATAAAGTGAGGTCTTTTATCTTCCGGTAATTTCAGCCAGTTTACAACTTTTCCTACTTTTTCAGAAGGAGTAAATTTCTCGTGATACGGATAATAATAAGTAGGTCTTATTCCTCCTGCATCGCTGGCAGATCCTACCCACATTAAAGAAGCTGAGATCATTCCCTGTTTTTCAGCAAGTCCCCAAAGCGGAGTTCCTCCGTACCAGCTTCCGTCCTCAGCATTTTTTTTGTTGCTCATTGCATACCCTTCCTTTCTCTTGTAATCGTAGAAAAAGTTATCAATCAGTCCATGATGAGAAGGATAAAGTCCGGTGATTAAACTCCAGTGGTTGGGAAAAGTAATACTGGGATAGCTTGGAATCATTGCTTCAGCCTTTACACCTCCATTAGCCAGCTTCAAAAGATTTTCAGCATTGTATTTTTGGGCATAGTCATACCGGAAACCATCCGTAGAGATCATAATTACGTAAGGTTTTGCCTGAGCTTCCGTACTGTTTTGTCTTCCCGGTATAACAACCTGGGCTGTATCAATATTGACCTGTTGTGCAAAAGCTGTAAAGGAAATTAGCAGCAGTAAAAAATGGATTCCTCGCTTCATTATTTAAAAATTTTCGGCAAAGTTACATCCTATACTTCTCCCTGAAAAGTTTAAGAGATTAAAAGTATATTAAAACCTTCTTATTTTTTCTGAATCAAAATTACTCCCTGCTAAATAGATCTTTTCATTTCAAATTGTGACAACCAATTGTTCAGTCCTATTTTTTCGCTAAGGAATTTACTGGTGTTTTCTGAGGAGTCATCTACATTATTCAAGGCTATCGTCTGTCCGTTATTTTTTTCTCTAATAGCATTAAAAAGCATTGTCCCAATTCCACGGTTTCTATAATTTTTATCTACAGCAAACTGATATATTTTTTTTGCTGCAGAACCATAAACGATATATCCTGCCAGCTGCTCTCCATCATAAGCTCCTAACGTGATATAGTTTTCC
This region of Chryseobacterium culicis genomic DNA includes:
- a CDS encoding ectonucleotide pyrophosphatase/phosphodiesterase gives rise to the protein MKRGIHFLLLLISFTAFAQQVNIDTAQVVIPGRQNSTEAQAKPYVIMISTDGFRYDYAQKYNAENLLKLANGGVKAEAMIPSYPSITFPNHWSLITGLYPSHHGLIDNFFYDYKRKEGYAMSNKKNAEDGSWYGGTPLWGLAEKQGMISASLMWVGSASDAGGIRPTYYYPYHEKFTPSEKVGKVVNWLKLPEDKRPHFISLYFPEVDGSGHHYGPDTKETENAVHLIDQAIGDLVQKVNDLGLKNVNFIFVSDHGMIKVDGGTPLEIPAVLFDKNRFDIYNSQTLLRVYVKNPEEIKAVYKELKANKTDDYEVYLDKKLPRYLHFATRDDQYHRIGQILLIPKAPKIFLEKGKKTSVGKHGYNPKVVPEMKATFFAWGPEFKNNLVISEFANINVYPLVAEVLGLKIDQPIDGKLKVLKETLKEKK